TCTTTTAACTCAACGATAATTTTTTTGTTACTCTGAAACACGTTGATGATTCAATATCACAAAAACAGAAAACACttgaaaaatgttattaaaaacaaaattgcAATAACCGGATGTAACTTTATTTCGTCacattacatttattatatgtcCAAAATCAAATCCTGCTTATACATACACAAGCTTTAAACATTTACACTTTTCATTATCAACTTTCATCGTTCGAGattgaatttatatatttttaacagaTAATATTTAAAGTCCTTTTTCGTATTATCAGAtacaattatttcaaaattcatAGGATGGCTCTTTAAATTCGAAAAAAGAGTTTTCACTGACTTTCCATCACAAACGCATTTCGATATTCGATGCATGGTGCAAACTTTTAACAATTTTGTCTCTTTACCGATAGCTTAATAATATCGAAAAGAAAATCGATCACTGTTCTTCTCTCCGTTCTTCACTTCTCGATCGTATTCACGTGCGAATACGATCAATTTCATCGAACGAACGACCGTACTACTCAATGTGAAGGTGTTATTGTTACAACATCATAAGCCTGTCGTTCCATCTGACGACTCGATTGATACTGAACTCGAATCGAGCTTCTTAGACGCATTGTCTGTTCTGAGATCGCGGAGACCACGATAAATCGCATACATCAGAAATATCAGCAATTCGCGAGGCTTGGTTTCGTTTTCATTTATAGGGACTTTCTCATCTTTGTATCTTATGTTTATCCTGTattcataaattttaataatgaatATACCATAAAATTTGATCGACTGGTATTTATATTTACTAGTTTTCGCGATACCTTGCACATATCTTTTTCATTGCAATTGAAGAAGAGGAAAAGACACGTAACACTGCGGGAAACGGAAAATTTGAAATGTTAATTTTAAGTTTATCTATAGGCACGTTATATATATTCTTAGATCTTTTTATATGTAAAGTGTACTTCTCTTTTCTAATCTCAGAAAGGAGATTAAAAAAGAGAATTCTGCttatcttttcttatttttcaataagTCTTTTAAATTGTTCTTTATAATGAAAGGAATCAAATATGAAGATTAAGCAGTAAATTAAGAAATCTCAAATAAACGATAATTATCATTAATAACTTTTTTAGCCCAAATTTAGTTAAAATCTTAAAAACAAATCGGAGAAACATATATTGTTTCAACATCATCATTGGAAAGTTATTTGTCCTTGAAATAACTGTTTGATCAAATTCCATTGTGTGAACCACACACACATTcttcatttatatattataaattttagtaTAACTTTTAATATAACTTTGAGATCAATCAAACTAATTTTAATATAACTAACTTTTATATATCTCTATATGTACAGTATAAAATAGTATTAACTACTATgcctaattaatattattttagacAAAATTGTTTACATGTGCATTAGAAATTGATAtgtaataaattgaaattaataagtTTGACTAATACTCTGCAACATAATATGTACTTACCTCAATTATGTTGTATAACAGTATCaacttatattaattatttagaatacttacctattttcatataaaaaatatgtattgtaatttttttatcaatattcgttttttgtgtattgtaaTTTTCTTATCAATATTTGTTTTTTGTGTATCGTAAAATGATTTTACAATGAAGTCGTAATTATTCATATGTAGAACACATACGAATATTATAAATAGttacttaaattattttaaCAGCGAACTATTATCACATTTTGCaaaatgaaattattcaaaCTGTTTTCATACGTACCTGTTCACGACATTGCATATCATCAAAGTACGCGAGATCCTTTCCATTAATGGTGATTTTTCCAGATCCATTGCCTATCACTTTAACCTCACCTCTTGTATTTTTTCTTGCACATCCTATAAAAGAGTCATGATTTTGaattttgatattaataaacaatttccttgcaaataatttttctaatttcgaaaataatattttaatgttcTTAAACCATACAATTACAATATTATGGGAATATTATTGatagtttattttatacttaCTGTCGATAAGTACAAAAGGCCTGTTATCACTATCATATTCAagctataaaaaaataaaatgtatgttcatttttaatgagaaaagaaagatagttgatacaacaaaaaatatacatactTGTGGAATTTTTATATCCTGATTAATACTTGGTAATTTTCTTCTATATTCCATGATAAAAGATTCTGCATGCTTTGATACAGGATGATCAACTAATCTCTGCATACTTTTTATAAAGTAATCATACTAAAACAAATTAATGAATTTAAGGTATTATGCTTACAAAATAAAGCTATAGAgctatatatcatttattactTCTTTGTCTAAAAGTTCTTCAAGCAATATCTTTTCTAAGCTCTTCTTCTGTAGCCATTCTGAATCCCTTAAATCTCTGAAACAAtagtaataaaaagaaaaaatattattttatctacgATTTAGAATGAgttagaaatataaatatagtcaAAGTAATTGCACATTTACATTTTATGCTCTGGTGCTGATTGGATATTTCTTTCCAATATCTGGTCCTCTATTTTGTTTAAATGAATCATTGATTTTGCAATGTTCTACATGTaaagatatttgtttaataaagaATAATGTGTTCATATAAAATGTACAGAGAAAGAGATTTAAAAAAAGCTTACATGaagtatttcataataattaggTTTAGTagtgtaaaacaaaaaatgatGTGGTCTACCAGTTTCATCAAATTCTGCTTCCTTCCTATTCCCATATACATCTATAGGGTGAAGCATCATAGGTTGAGCTCCTTGGTCATATAAACCAGATGGAAATAAGTACCTTATTGCACTCTGTTAAAAGTAATAATTCTtatacaaattcaaattttagcatataaaagtaattaaatttaaaaagatatCAATTCCTTGTATTACTCTTTTCTTATTTgcaatatataatgtaatagaaTCTGATATATTAGATTCTTATTAGTTGAAGATATATAAATActcaattttaataatattaatagttGATCAAGAGAGTATTAActataataataagaaatataatttacattaatatCTTTTTGTGTAAAGTTCTCAGGATCTTCGCCCATTATATTAGCTAAATATCGTTTTCCAATATCATACTCAGCTATTTGTTTTTTCATAAATTCCTCTAAAAGcaataaataattatcatttaatagatttgttttaaaatttccaaattaCTTGTACCATGATATGTTTGTAACTTACTATAGTCATTAGATCGTTTTAAGTATGCTCTCATAGCACTACTAACTTTTTTTCCAGTTAATTTTGCAGATTTATGAGGAATAATGTCATCATTAATGTTTATACAATATGGTTTAGAGATAACGTCCTAAAATCATAAAATCTGTATTACTGTCTAGTTTACTATTACTTTTAaggttataaaaattatttggtaattaaagaatacttattgaaagaattaattaacactaatatttttaatttaccgAGCATtgtgtaatatttaatatatttccaaTAGCaccaaaattattaatatttattacgttTCGCAAATTTATGAAACGTGTAAACATCAACATAGCCATTTTTATCGATTAATAACTAAAATGGATTtcggaaataaataattatcatgTGCTCCAGGAAGATATGAATCTAATGATAATATCGTATGTctttttatttcacattttatgTATTATGTACGATTACTTTTTGCCATACACTCTTGCTGAATAAACGTTCTGTATTTTTGGTGATATCAGGCCGATATTAAAAGTAAATATTAGTAACTAAATATGTATCAATACCACCTGATGcaacacatacatatgtatatgtatatttcacacacatacatatttaaaattatatcttttCTCAAATAACTTTTTAGTTTAAGGATAAAAGTTTATAATtgtaacatatatatttttattaaaagatgtattttaaagaagaaatagtaaaatattttaaatttttatttttattgttgtaattcaatggaggaatagagaaattataatatattaataatgcattgtaaaaaattatattaacattatttatcaaatataattgtgaaagataatatataatgaaataaataattataaaatcatttataaaaatattttggattaaaaagtaatttaaaaagttttaattttaacattaaCTGTAACATTTTCTCTGTgacattaaataaaaattgagaCATTACacaatttaaaatatacatatgttcttatatttaaatacaaagcAATAGAGTTTATGCTTATTCAAGTTAATGTCTACTAATAAAGTCTTACAATGAACATTAATAGTAAGTACATTGTTTACAGGTATAAAAGTTAAGATCagtgttttattatttatagatattttataattttttagataTAGGTAAATCGAATTATTAATGTGTAAAATTTGTATCCAGCGAGAAAATTATCAATTATATACATAAGAAAGGTTTTTACaattgaaaatatgaaaattttttcttcaataaAACTACGAGtgttttacaataatataaaatttaaagtaTTATGCTAAGAAgttttttttcaattattatgaaatttaacACAAAACGGATAATCATTACCTATGagtgtttaaagtttaaagtagGAATACTttgtgttatattatattttaagtagaaatttatattttatgaaaatcgtACGTTTTTTCGATTTCACTTCAGTGGACGGAAAGGTATTAATAATACTTCTATAATACtttgttttataagaaaaaaatacggaagtataaaataaaaatctatagtataaaaaagttataaaaaaaatataaaatctagTATACACAAATTACATGCAACGGTAACTTTAGAATACATAAAAATAGGTTTTGAAGATATTTAACAAaattgttatatacaatatataatgtCACGTAAATGCATGAATATGAACACttatttattaatgatattaatttaattctaaTTCTGGGATATATGGTTCAGTAATTGCAGTGACTGGACAAATGCTTAAGGTTTCCTGAAAATGCAAAATGGGATAGTCAGAccaagaaatagaaaatattttatttctatgcatttaaaataaaatgaaacataaTTCCTACCAATCTTATTAATTCTGCAAATGTTGGTCTTTCCTGACTTTCCATATTCCAGCAAGATAACATAACTTCGTGAAGTGGATCAGGAGTATCTGGTAGTTGTGGTAATCTAACTCCTTGCTCAATTGCTTCTTCCACTTCACTATCAAGCGAAAAATTAGAATATGGTGTACCACCCATACTAAGCATTTCCCACAAAAGTACACCAAAAGCCCAGACTACTGCTGGTTGGTGTTTTTTTCTATTACCAAGGCACTCAACAGACATCCATCgagtatattttatatcttctaAAGCATATTTGGATATTCCATGTCCCATTAGTTTAGGTATCCATTCATTTGAGAGACCTACACTACGTGCACAAAGATATtcatgtataattttataattttcaagaTGTTGTAAAGCAGATGCTATCATAGATCCTATAGGTAGAATATGTTCAACAGGAAATGTGTTCCCAGATCTGGCAGCTAAtagacaattttttaatgtCTGAGGTGGTAATTCAAGTACAACGTGTAATGTATCATGAGTTTCACATGTTCCTATAAGATCTGCAAGATATTTCATAGGAGATGCTTTAATACAAACATCTAGTTCTCGTAACATATGTCTTTTGTCAGATACTTTCAATAATTTGTCAGCTATACTATGAACAGCTACACTACAAGATTTGTCATTTTTTTGAATAACACCTGTATGTACTGTCCCAAATCGCCCTCTACGTATCGTAGTGTCATTAATCGTCAATAAGTTTTGTGGTATAATCCATACCTTCTTTTTCAGTTCTTGATAATGATTTACCCTTTCAGGTACATCCTCTGGAATATATGCTAAATTGTCAACTTCGTACAATGGACCTTGCAATGTAAGTTCTTGTTGCTCTGGAAGTTTCCTTATCCGAAACTTTTCATGGCGTTCTTGCAATGTTAAATAAAGTATTATTGAAACTATAAGTAACGTTCCCAAAACAGCAATTGCAATACATAGTATAAAAATTGTCAAATTTAGACTGTTATTTCCACTTTCATTATAAATTGTCAGCTTATTAATTAGATCTGAATAAGCATACTGCACTTGTCTTTGAAATTTAGAAACTACTGTTAAGCCTATTTGTGGCATTACTTGAGTATCTAATGGTGCATTATAATATGCGCCAATCATTTTTCCATCTCCTactataaattttgtatatttgtaaaattctgAAGATTCAAATTCTCCAGTAATATAATATCCTAGACTTTGCTGTATTGATGTTTCATAATTGTAATAAGTTACATTAGGACCTGATGGAGGTATTGTACCAGGTTGACAAACAAATACTTGGTAGGTACTAACAGGACCATATTCACTACTTCCCTCTGATAATAAAACAGTTATTGTGGTACTTGTTTGTTCTATTACTTTTGGCATTATTGGCTTATTAGGTGGTCCTATTAAAGTCCATCCCAAAATATATGTAGGTTCACTATCTGTTTGGGTGTTTGCAGCAGTGATTGATACATTATACTTTGTGCCTGGTTGTAAGCCTTGTAAAATGGTACTATTTGAAGCTCCTCCTTGAATCTGACTTTCTACGGCTGGTACTAAATTTGAAGCAAATGTTTCAACAACCACTGCCTTTAAAGTATAAGATGTAATATTTCCATTTCTGATATTAGGCGGTTCCCATGTAATTTGCAAATTATTAAATCCACTGTGAATTATTTGTGCACTCCTTGGTGGACTAGGACCTGGATATATGTTTTTAAgtttataaatatcaaaatagAATGAAAGTACAtagtatttttaaaaaatatacctGTTTGTCCAGTCGAATAAATACTCATTGCATCTTGACTACCACAATAATTGTTCTGATCAGCAA
The Bombus vancouverensis nearcticus chromosome 6, iyBomVanc1_principal, whole genome shotgun sequence DNA segment above includes these coding regions:
- the LOC117160239 gene encoding putative inactive tyrosine-protein kinase Wsck isoform X2; translation: MNGQQCFCGSRYGRRGISTSCTFLCIADQNNYCGSQDAMSIYSTGQTGPSPPRSAQIIHSGFNNLQITWEPPNIRNGNITSYTLKAVVVETFASNLVPAVESQIQGGASNSTILQGLQPGTKYNVSITAANTQTDSEPTYILGWTLIGPPNKPIMPKVIEQTSTTITVLLSEGSSEYGPVSTYQVFVCQPGTIPPSGPNVTYYNYETSIQQSLGYYITGEFESSEFYKYTKFIVGDGKMIGAYYNAPLDTQVMPQIGLTVVSKFQRQVQYAYSDLINKLTIYNESGNNSLNLTIFILCIAIAVLGTLLIVSIILYLTLQERHEKFRIRKLPEQQELTLQGPLYEVDNLAYIPEDVPERVNHYQELKKKVWIIPQNLLTINDTTIRRGRFGTVHTGVIQKNDKSCSVAVHSIADKLLKVSDKRHMLRELDVCIKASPMKYLADLIGTCETHDTLHVVLELPPQTLKNCLLAARSGNTFPVEHILPIGSMIASALQHLENYKIIHEYLCARSVGLSNEWIPKLMGHGISKYALEDIKYTRWMSVECLGNRKKHQPAVVWAFGVLLWEMLSMGGTPYSNFSLDSEVEEAIEQGVRLPQLPDTPDPLHEVMLSCWNMESQERPTFAELIRLETLSICPVTAITEPYIPELELN
- the LOC117160239 gene encoding putative inactive tyrosine-protein kinase Wsck isoform X1, which gives rise to MIILFLLFYFCDHILSQKYEGCFRSSALDPDLPTLILNHANTPTECIKECRSRYYMFAGLMNGQQCFCGSRYGRRGISTSCTFLCIADQNNYCGSQDAMSIYSTGQTGPSPPRSAQIIHSGFNNLQITWEPPNIRNGNITSYTLKAVVVETFASNLVPAVESQIQGGASNSTILQGLQPGTKYNVSITAANTQTDSEPTYILGWTLIGPPNKPIMPKVIEQTSTTITVLLSEGSSEYGPVSTYQVFVCQPGTIPPSGPNVTYYNYETSIQQSLGYYITGEFESSEFYKYTKFIVGDGKMIGAYYNAPLDTQVMPQIGLTVVSKFQRQVQYAYSDLINKLTIYNESGNNSLNLTIFILCIAIAVLGTLLIVSIILYLTLQERHEKFRIRKLPEQQELTLQGPLYEVDNLAYIPEDVPERVNHYQELKKKVWIIPQNLLTINDTTIRRGRFGTVHTGVIQKNDKSCSVAVHSIADKLLKVSDKRHMLRELDVCIKASPMKYLADLIGTCETHDTLHVVLELPPQTLKNCLLAARSGNTFPVEHILPIGSMIASALQHLENYKIIHEYLCARSVGLSNEWIPKLMGHGISKYALEDIKYTRWMSVECLGNRKKHQPAVVWAFGVLLWEMLSMGGTPYSNFSLDSEVEEAIEQGVRLPQLPDTPDPLHEVMLSCWNMESQERPTFAELIRLETLSICPVTAITEPYIPELELN
- the LOC117160235 gene encoding small ribosomal subunit protein uS9m-like isoform X3; its protein translation is MAMLMFTRFINLRNVININNFGAIGNILNITQCSDVISKPYCININDDIIPHKSAKLTGKKVSSAMRAYLKRSNDYKEFMKKQIAEYDIGKRYLANIMGEDPENFTQKDINSAIRYLFPSGLYDQGAQPMMLHPIDVYGNRKEAEFDETGRPHHFLFYTTKPNYYEILHNIAKSMIHLNKIEDQILERNIQSAPEHKIDLRDSEWLQKKSLEKILLEELLDKEYDYFIKSMQRLVDHPVSKHAESFIMEYRRKLPSINQDIKIPQLEYDSDNRPFVLIDRCARKNTRGEVKVIGNGSGKITINGKDLAYFDDMQCREQIDDVIA
- the LOC117160235 gene encoding small ribosomal subunit protein uS9m-like isoform X2, coding for MAMLMFTRFINLRNVININNFGAIGNILNITQCSDVISKPYCININDDIIPHKSAKLTGKKVSSAMRAYLKRSNDYKEFMKKQIAEYDIGKRYLANIMGEDPENFTQKDINSAIRYLFPSGLYDQGAQPMMLHPIDVYGNRKEAEFDETGRPHHFLFYTTKPNYYEILHNIAKSMIHLNKIEDQILERNIQSAPEHKIDLRDSEWLQKKSLEKILLEELLDKEYDYFIKSMQRLVDHPVSKHAESFIMEYRRKLPSINQDIKIPQLEYDSDNRPFVLIDRCARKNTRGEVKVIGNGSGKITINGKDLAYFDDMQCREQIIFPLIFTEMIDKVDIEATISGGGPTGQAGAVRLGIAKGLQSFVDSQMRERMRLAGLLTYDWRRRERKKWGQEGARRKFTWKKR